GCCATGGCCACGCACTTCCCCCGCTAAAACCTTGGAATGCCGATCGAAGGGAAGATAGAAAAGGAAGGATTTTGAGAAGATCCCATGAATGGTTCGCTCCCCTCGCACTCTGCCCTACATGTTCGCCTCTAATCTCACGGTCCGAGCCGCctccacgccgccgccgccgccgccgccgcgccagcgccaccaccaccacctgcTGCTGAGCCGCCTCGATCCCGATCTCGGGTCCTGGCTCGTCGTACGGAGGCTCGGGCTCGAGTGCAGGAGGAAGCTCGGTCGCGGTGGATTGGGGCAGCAGGGTCGACCTGGTGGCGAGGATGGGCGCCGGGTGCTTCAGGGTCGCGAGGGAGAGCGACCGCggcggggcgggggcgggggcggtgGCGGTGAAGGTGGAGTTCGACAGCGGCGGGCAGGACTTCTTCGACGCCGATGCCGTggaggccggcggcggcggccgcggcgcGCCGGAGCATCTCGTCATCATGGTTAATGGGATGGTCGGAAGGTACGGGCGGTTTGGTTGGGTTTTGATCTGGGTTTTTGTGGGGGTGAATTGTGCACATTGGGACCTCCGATATTTAGTTTGTTTAGAATCTAAAATGTGATTCTTGGAGTAATTTGGGTCTTAGATCATCTTAGAATTGTGGTTCTGGTGTTAATTACCGTCGAATTGTGTAGTGCATGTTTTGGTGGCTTGAATTATGATTTTGGATTTGTTGTTTGCTTCAAGGACTTATCTTGCCAAGAGCATAGCTGTAGTGGTTGTGGTACTGTTTGCTTGGCGTCAGAGTGATTGTTCGGAAGCATGCTAAGTTGTTGACATTCTTCCTTAGATATGATATTCAATGCAACGGTTTTATAGTTGTCAGGAGAGCTTCTTCACTCCGTGGAAAAAATAGATGCGGTCAATAGGTGATGTGATAATTATTAGGATAATTACTGCTGCCTTCCTGAAAAAAGTGTCGACTGAGGTGATGAATCATGAGCCGGAAACTCATACACAGTTATTCAAATCTTTCAGTGCCAAAGATTGGAGGTATGCTGCTGAGCAGTTTGTGAAGAAGCTTCCAGATAAAGTGATTGTCCATCGTGAGTACTCCTTTGCACAAACAGTTTTCTCTCTTCAATCCCCTGTGTTTGATTGTAGAAGAACTACATCAAGTATTGAGTATTTCTGGTTTAATATACGTTCTTCTCAACGAGAAGTTACAAATGCCCTGTTAGAATTTTTAAAGTCAATTATATGTGACTTGGATTGTATGAAGGCACCTGGATAATTTGCAAGCAGAAAGGACTGGATGATATATTTGGTTTTGCCAAATCTACATATTGAGGTTTAATTTCTGATAATATTTGGAGGAACTGGACATTAGTTCCTATCTTTGTGTTATCTCCATGATAAACATAAACATAATGGGTATCTATCATGAGTGATAACTTTGTTAAGGATAATATGAATGGGCTTTCTTGGTCGTCCTGTGGACATTTGCATGCTGGCATGAAGCAGTTACAGATGACACCCTAGGTGTGATGGAAGAACACATGAGAGAAGCTCCTCGAATTCTTTTTCTGAGCTGGggttataatttatttttttggtccaaaGCTAGGTTATAATTCATTACCCCAAGAGAGGCAGTTTCTCTTTCTGCAAATTCGCTGCAAGTTTTAAGCTatcattttgagttttttctttaatctgaTCTTTGTTGGTTGAATCTCATGCATTCAATATTCAGCTTTAAATAACCCTATAGCATCACCTCCGGGGAAGTGTATTAGAGTGGGATAATAACACATCAATCTGTGTCCTCcgtgaattatttttatttgtgcatGATGTTTTGCTTATTCAAATTACTAATTTCCTTGGGATGTTTTCTGTTGGCTGCAATAGTTTAACTGCCAAGCGTTAGTAAATAGGTAAACGTTGTGGCTTTGATTGTATACCCAAAAGGTTACTGCTTTAAGAGTCCTGTAATGTTTCAACTTGTTGTAATGTCACTTTTGAGTATCTGTGGATTCCACCAATATTTGGAGCTTCTTTCTGCCAAAATAGCATTATTTCATCATTTCTTATCTCGCAATCTACATTGGTGTTTTGAGTCATAATATTGAAGCTCGATAACATTGATTTCTACCGAGTCATTTTCtgcacatttttttctttttttttcagtatGGCCTTGATGCTGGTTTTGTTACTTCTTCTAAAATCCTCATATCTTTTGTAGTATACTCATCAACCTTATATGCACATGTCATTTTATTCATACTTATGAAGTGTTTCCATGTGACCAAGAACAAGTTAACAACCAAGCCTTATTATTCTCTTCAGGTAGTGAGTGCAACTCCTCGAAGTTGACCTTTGATGGTGTTGACATGATGGGTGAACGATTGGCAGAAGaggtattattattattattattatttgtttttactCAAGTTAGTTATCTGTTTGCTTCATTGTGTTTGGAGTGGAGAATGTGATTGTTTGCATAATCGTGTGATATTGAGTGGATGTTCAGAGAATTGTAGATATTTTGAGCTTGATTCTCTTTGATGCAGGTTTTGGATTTTGCTTTGTCTTGTTTTTTGACCATTAATGCAGGTATTGGGTGTTATCAGGCACAGACCTGGGGTTCGTAAGATTTCCTTTATTGCACACTCCTTGGGAGGCCTTGTTGCAAGGTATGCTATTGGGAGACTTTATGAAGAACCTTCACAATCAGAACTCTGTACTGCTATTAGGGACTGCCCAAGTGGAGAGCAATCAAATCATCAGATGGAAGTTCTGGAGCCTCGCGAAGTCAAAGTTGCAGCGGTGGAGCCTCATGAAGGCAAAATTGCAGGTTTGGAGCCAATGAATTTCATAACAGTTGCTACTCCACATCTTGGGTCAAGAGGACATAAACAGGTAACACTGATCATTTTCCTGGCCTGTGCTTACTCTGAAGATGCAGCTGTATAGAACACGAACACTAGTTTCTCCATCACTGTTTGAGTGGATGTCCATTACACTTATTTTGCCTACTTCAATCTTTCCTTTCTAGTCGTGTGAGGCATTCACATTCATTGTATTTGTTGTCTATATGGTAAATCTAACTTCTATTCTATTAATGATAATATGTTGCATAATACTCATAGTTAGAATGTATCCGATGCCCATCTATTGAGATGCCCTGGTCTTGTTTTCTATGCAAACTCATACTTTATCTTTTCCCATTGGTATTGGCATTTGGATAGGATATAATGATAGTACAAGTGGTACTGAAATAGTTTATTACCCTGCCAAATTCTTATATCTATCTATTCTTTGTTTTTCCCGTAGCTGCCTTTCCTTTGTGGTCTTCCCTTTTTGGAGAGAAAAGCACCTCAAGCAGCACATTTGATTGTTGGGAGGTCTGGAAAGCATCTCTTTCTTACTGACGGTGATGATGGGgaacctcctcttcttcttcaaatggTCAAAGATTCTGAAGATTTGAAATTCTTGTAAGTAGGTGTATTGACTGCCCTCTCCTCATCAGAAGTCCAaagttttggctttttttcctcctcattTATGTTAGAATAACAGCTCGGATCCTGTGTAGGTCAGCTTTACGTGCTTTCAAACGGCGTGTAGCATATGCAAATGTCAATTATGATCGTATCCTTTTCTGCTTCTACTAACTTTTATAAGGTTTATATTTGAAGATGATCTTTGAACctgccttttctttctttgtgtgGATCTTAACTATAATTACAAAGAAGTAGTTGGGTGGGGAACATCATCAATCCGGCGTCAACATGAACTTCCTAAGGTAGGTGGCCCTTCACTTTTTGTTTGTCATGCCTGCAAAAGATAAATTAACATCTGAGAAGTACGTTCAGAACTTGCTTTAGTGATAAATTTTCTGCCATTTCATTTCCAGTCCAGTCTTCTGGTAAAAGATGAGAGATACCCTCACATTGTCTATGTGGAGAAGGAAACTCCCGAGAACTTTCAAAGGAGAGTGCCTTCTCTAGTCACTGAAAGAAACACTGATTTGGAAGGTTTGTTATACCCTTTAACTCCATTTAATACTTGACTACCATTATTCTGTTTGCTTGTTTCTTGATTAGCTGTGAAGTGTAAGGGGAAGTCCTTGACTTTGCTCTTTGTAGTTGATAGAACAATTCTGCAAGagatgaattttgaaatgttgcAACGGAGGAAGCctattattttaggaaaaaatgatacattttcccttctctttccctGTAAAAATGGTAAGCCTGTATTTATATGGATAAACAGTCagggaaagaataaaatagaTTTGGTAATACAAAACTGTAGTTTTGTGCTTTTGTATTCTAAAGATTCGTAGAAGTTTTGTCTTGCTGGATTTGATCCCTGGCCTTTGTAGGAAAAATGTAACCTCTTTTCTGTTGTTTACCTCTGGTGACATTGACATGTTGCTGTTAGCCTGTTCCATGACTCCATAGTACATCACAGGGTTGCCATAAGTCGCTCATTGCCCTGTGATTGGCCATCTGGCTATTAGGTTCCAGAATGCAGATCTTTGGCTTGAAAAGCCAGATTTGCGATTTTTGGCATTCCAAAGAAATAACACTCTGATATTCTTCTCCTCCATTAGACAAGCAAAAAGAACAGATGGAGGGAGTCTTGTATGAAAACTAAGAGACCTAAACCAGAATCTGATTTTTGGGGAATGAATCTTGATAAAAATTTGGAGAATATCCATGGTGTTGGTTTTCAAGTCTTGATGTTTCGAAAGATAATAACAAAGCATGAAATTAAAGGAGGGAATCATGTATTTAGGAACGACTTTGACAGGAAAAGAGGCCatctttcaaatttgatttgCAATGAAGTTTGGAGGAAGAGGAGTTTTCATCCCAAGTTTTCAATCATGGGTCTATTAGATCTTTTTACCTTGAGGTTTTTTTCTAGGAAACAACAGTTCTAGTTTGGCTGGATGAAAGTCTTTAATGAATATTCAACTGCGTGATCACCATTTGGTTTATTTCCTTCATATTTTATTGCATATTAGAAGTTTGTAAATTAGAAGTTAGTCAGAATGGCCTTGAGGTCGTATTAATGTCACCATTTGATGTAAAAGGAACAGCTTTTACTTTAATGAACCTGTCCACATATTATAATTTAAGTCATTGAATTTAGTCCTTGAAGCCATTCTACTTTCCAGATAAAAGTATTGCAttccaaaaacattttctgaaGAAGCTACCCTTATGTACCATGTTTTAGGCAAGTAGCATCCTGCATTCAGCATGCCGAAATAAAGCACAATATCAGGCAACCCTGGTACTTCCTCTAGTTTTTGAGAGGATCCACATTTGGATTAGTCACATTTTCCTTCTGCATCTTCACCTGAAGATATGTGATAAATCCGAAGCTCTAGGCAGGAGTCCTTTCTTGTCCATGTTATATAAGACTCTTCAATTAAACTAGGTAATTATGCCTAGTAGTACATCTTTAAACAGTTTGGAGAATCTAGTTCTCTTGTCATATTGTTGTTGATCTCCCAGTGCACTAGAGAGGATCTGTAGTGCCTCTACCGCCTTTCCCCGctttctttttctgaaatttctttttttttgttaattcatgGCAGGCCACTAAGGTTATTTTAGGTTGTgcagtttcttttgtttttcttgatgTATCTAGTGAGATCTGCATGAGGAGAGATTGGTTTCCCTCTTGTTGCAAAAATGGCTATCATAAAGATAGAAAGATCTGGCAATGGGTGCTCATTATTTTTGTCTTCTTGGAGTGGTAGTGCAAGAATctaagtggttttttttttttttttttttaagtgtcaAGGATGTCATTCTGTCACCTTGACTTGGCTTTCGTTTGTGCTATGGAGCTTGCAAAGCCATTTGGGTTCCTATGCTGTTCGCTGAATACTAGACTTTCAAGTCTTTAACAATTATACTCACTGAATGGATGATTGGGCACTTGTAATTATTCATAACTTCATTTTCACCTAGAGCTGTGATTGTCAAAGATTGAGCTGCATGGATAAGAGGCCATGAGCTTGTGATTTCAGGATCAATCTACTAGTCTAGAATGGTTCATGATTTTGCTACCTGTCCCCAATTAGCGCATGGAAGTAAGCTTGCTGAGATGGAATGCATTTTCGACAGCGGTGTGGAGTACTTAGCAACTCAATCTCCCGGTGAAGAATACCACTGTGCTGCAGTTTGGATTTTTGATATTTAGATGCTTTGACATTTTTCCATTTAGTAGTATCTAGGAGATGAAAGTAGAGTTGAGAGAACTGGATTTGACTCCTGCAGCTTGTTTGCTTGAGTTTACTGAAGGGAAAGGGAGAACATTTTGCCAACTGTTCttgttttctatttccttttattcttttttgatGATTGGGGGTGGGAAGAAGCAGTTGAGTTGTCAAATCAGCTAATTGGAGGAAAACATGCCTAATGAAATAGCAAGACGGCTATTGAGCACAACTTGTGTGGGTAACAGCTTGAGTGGCAAGTATAGATACGTTCtggttcttttcttcttgagaTTCATTGCAATATTAGTCATAAGAATAAGTGTCGGATGAAGGAATAACAGTGCAATTTAGGAAATGCAGATTCTATGTCTGATGCAAAGTTATTTTGCTTAGGATTCTCTCTCTTTGGTATCTTATATACTTTTTTTTCGGCTGGCAGCAGATAATGTAAGTTGCATAATTAGATACTGGCGAAATATTTTAGAAAAGCCAAAACTTTCTGTGCCCCGAACCTTGAAATGTATCCAGGAGATGTTAACTTTTATCTGTATTATGTATAACTTTGGTGCAGCCGTTTAAAGCTCAGTTAAATCACAGATGTGGTAGATGATGTGGCTAATTGTCTCCATTAAGCATCACTAGTTAGTCAATTTATTGAGtaataaaattcatttaaaattttaggaagggaaaaaaagtttcttttaaAAGAATCAGGTTAAgcagaaaattttattttaaaaattcaggttagaaaaaaaaaaattgtaattttgatctttttcatttgttcatccaactttttgtgcaattgagttttGCTTGTTTGATTTTGCTATCGTGTTTTTTAGTGATCTTCATCTCTTTGTTCCATTGAATTTGTACAAACCTTGCTTATGTAAACATAGTCCTAATTCtagttttgaaaggaaaaaaattggcatATTTAAGCACGACTTTAAGTAGACAGTAGTAAGAGGATTTTTGGTGGATTTAATTGGTAGTCACTATACTGAGTATAACTTGTATATCGCATGTCAATACTGGCAGCACTTtcagtttaaagaaaaatctctgTAAATGTCTCCTTGTAGCAGTAATGTGGGCCCATCAGCTGCAATGGCTGTTATTTTGTGGAgaaaaaaagttcttttttgCTGTGCTAGTGGCGATAAGGTCTGTCATGAGCAGTATTGGAGCTATGAGATGAAAATGACACTTCattatgctaatttaatctCATCTAATCTTTTAATCGAAATGAAAAACTAGCTTTTCTGGAAGTTATTGAGGAAGTGCTCTATCTCAAAGTAGACCATTCATGCAAATTATGTAATTGATGATGGTAATCGTGTTAATCAGAGAAAGAATTGTGAAGATACTACAATATTTACAGTCTTATGAGATCAATGCTTATGTATGAGAAAGCCTCTTTTTCTGCTATGTGAAGAACAGTTTGTGAAAGAGAAACAGAGAGGATAAAGGAAAGTTTCTGAGGAACTGCGCCTTTCGTTTTTCTCCTTGAGATCTTTAGATTAATTTCAGAGCGTTTTCAGTAGATTTAACTGTTAAATATGATTGATTAATAAGATCTGGAATTAAATCAAAGTAACATGTTTCTGGGGTCTATTCCCATTATGTTCTTTATATATAATCTGATctccattttctcaaaatttaaactTGCAATTTGAGTCTTGTTTCTGTACTTTATCTTGATGTTGGAACTTTTGATTGTCTCCTCTCGTATGAGACATAGCTTTGtctgttcttcctcttcttctgctATTCCTGCTAATTTATGGACCTGAATATTACATTTCACGTCATTTTTATTCTCTGACTGACTTTTGTgacctttcttcatcttctgtgCAGAGGAAATGATCAGAGGCCTCACGCAGGTGCCTTGGGAGCGTGTAGATGTCAGTTTTAGCAAAAGCAA
This genomic stretch from Eucalyptus grandis isolate ANBG69807.140 chromosome 3, ASM1654582v1, whole genome shotgun sequence harbors:
- the LOC104437443 gene encoding uncharacterized protein LOC104437443; this translates as MGAGCFRVARESDRGGAGAGAVAVKVEFDSGGQDFFDADAVEAGGGGRGAPEHLVIMVNGMVGSAKDWRYAAEQFVKKLPDKVIVHRSECNSSKLTFDGVDMMGERLAEEVLGVIRHRPGVRKISFIAHSLGGLVARYAIGRLYEEPSQSELCTAIRDCPSGEQSNHQMEVLEPREVKVAAVEPHEGKIAGLEPMNFITVATPHLGSRGHKQLPFLCGLPFLERKAPQAAHLIVGRSGKHLFLTDGDDGEPPLLLQMVKDSEDLKFLSALRAFKRRVAYANVNYDQVVGWGTSSIRRQHELPKSSLLVKDERYPHIVYVEKETPENFQRRVPSLVTERNTDLEEEMIRGLTQVPWERVDVSFSKSKQRYSAHNTILVRSYRVNSDGADVVFHMIDNFLL